The following coding sequences are from one Pelagicoccus sp. SDUM812003 window:
- a CDS encoding SAM-dependent methyltransferase, whose translation MTELPTPSSELLDALAAQANAAGFIELPDFIETALYHPQHGYYIKERQRVGRNPQSDFYTSVSLRAAFAEIIIEAACDRLRSLEIDPSDAHWVEIGAEPDSSLLSPEGHPFRSLATIGFGQPIEIPSPAVVFSNELFDAQSFRQVRVASGDWKEYGLRFEDRELRWQQRETLSDEATSYLRPLPDQRPEGYTIDLPTGANSLARSIVNQPWDGVFIAFDYGKTWQSLLHDTPQGSCRGYFRHQIIPDILQSPGCIDITHHICWDDLESALKQSGFVDLSLQSQESFIIRRAPSFLQKVFDPSRSSLDPIRRKLKELTHPSLMGQKFQALSATRLSTPRA comes from the coding sequence ATGACTGAACTTCCCACGCCTTCTTCCGAACTGCTCGACGCCCTGGCCGCCCAGGCCAACGCCGCCGGCTTCATCGAGCTGCCCGATTTCATCGAAACCGCGCTCTACCACCCCCAGCACGGATACTATATAAAAGAGCGGCAGCGGGTGGGACGAAACCCGCAGTCCGACTTTTACACTTCCGTAAGCCTCCGAGCAGCTTTCGCCGAGATCATCATCGAGGCGGCCTGCGATCGCCTTCGCTCCCTAGAAATCGACCCATCCGACGCCCATTGGGTGGAAATCGGAGCGGAACCGGACAGCTCGCTCCTTAGCCCGGAAGGGCATCCCTTTCGCAGCCTTGCCACTATAGGATTCGGGCAACCCATCGAGATTCCCTCGCCAGCAGTGGTTTTCTCCAACGAGCTTTTCGACGCCCAGAGCTTCCGCCAAGTCAGGGTCGCTTCTGGCGATTGGAAGGAATACGGTCTCAGATTCGAAGATCGCGAGCTTCGCTGGCAACAGCGAGAGACGCTCAGCGACGAGGCCACATCCTACCTGCGCCCCCTGCCCGATCAGCGTCCCGAAGGCTACACCATCGATCTTCCCACCGGAGCCAACAGCCTGGCACGTTCGATCGTCAACCAGCCCTGGGATGGAGTCTTCATCGCCTTCGACTACGGAAAAACCTGGCAATCCCTCCTACACGACACGCCCCAAGGCAGCTGTCGAGGCTACTTCCGCCACCAGATTATTCCCGACATCCTGCAATCGCCCGGCTGCATCGACATCACCCACCACATTTGCTGGGACGATCTGGAGAGCGCCCTCAAGCAGTCCGGCTTCGTAGACCTCTCGCTGCAGAGCCAAGAGTCCTTCATCATTCGCCGAGCGCCGAGCTTCCTGCAAAAGGTCTTCGATCCCTCGCGCTCCAGCCTCGACCCTATCCGTCGAAAGCTCAAGGAACTCACCCACCCCTCGCTCATGGGACAAAAATTCCAAGCCCTTTCCGCGACACGCCTCTCCACTCCGCGAGCGTAG
- the tsaD gene encoding tRNA (adenosine(37)-N6)-threonylcarbamoyltransferase complex transferase subunit TsaD: MLLAIESSCDESALALFEPGRGLVGEWISSQVSLHAEYGGVVPDLASREHLNNFGPLLKEARSANGFDRIDEIAVTTGPGLAACLAMGLSVAKALAVAWQVPVYGVNHLRAHAHSPFLPVYETDPEAFDANLEKDLLPHLSLVVSGGNTLLARIDTDRSLKLLGSTIDDAAGEALDKGAKLLALGYPGGPKLEKLAAGGDAKAYGFPRALMDKKRLDFSFSGLKTSLRYQLEKMDTQAVERELSHLCSSYQEAVVDALIRKTDIALKRGGYKSIGLSGGVSNNGNLRHRFEQLAKRRQVKSLLAQRCHTGDNAGMIAFSHVFEKSRQTRELDVYPALQIEQLG, encoded by the coding sequence ATGCTGCTTGCCATCGAAAGTTCCTGCGACGAGTCGGCCCTCGCTCTGTTCGAGCCCGGCAGGGGCTTGGTGGGCGAATGGATCAGCAGCCAGGTGTCTTTGCATGCCGAATACGGCGGTGTGGTACCGGATCTCGCTAGCCGCGAGCATCTCAATAATTTCGGGCCATTGCTCAAGGAAGCTCGCTCGGCGAATGGATTTGATCGGATCGATGAAATCGCAGTGACTACCGGTCCGGGCCTTGCCGCTTGCTTGGCCATGGGCCTCTCGGTGGCCAAGGCGTTAGCGGTCGCGTGGCAGGTGCCGGTTTACGGAGTGAATCACCTTCGGGCCCACGCTCATTCGCCATTCCTTCCCGTTTACGAAACTGACCCTGAGGCGTTCGATGCCAATCTGGAGAAGGATTTGCTTCCGCATTTGTCGCTGGTCGTATCGGGAGGCAACACCTTGCTCGCTCGCATCGATACGGACCGCTCTTTGAAACTGTTGGGTTCGACCATTGATGATGCAGCCGGAGAGGCCCTCGATAAGGGCGCGAAGCTACTGGCCCTTGGCTATCCAGGCGGACCGAAGCTGGAAAAACTCGCTGCGGGCGGCGATGCCAAAGCCTATGGCTTTCCGCGGGCCTTGATGGATAAGAAACGCTTGGATTTCAGCTTTTCCGGATTGAAGACCAGTCTACGCTATCAGTTGGAGAAAATGGATACGCAGGCGGTGGAGCGAGAGCTGTCTCATCTCTGCTCCTCCTACCAAGAGGCAGTAGTTGATGCGTTGATACGGAAAACCGACATTGCGCTGAAGCGAGGCGGCTACAAAAGCATTGGCCTCTCGGGAGGCGTATCCAACAATGGAAATCTACGCCATCGATTCGAGCAGCTGGCGAAGCGTCGACAGGTAAAAAGCTTGCTCGCTCAGCGTTGCCACACTGGCGACAACGCCGGAATGATCGCCTTCAGTCACGTATTCGAGAAATCCCGACAAACGCGGGAGCTGGATGTGTATCCAGCATTGCAGATCGAGCAGCTCGGCTGA
- a CDS encoding CsgG/HfaB family protein — protein sequence MKKAFLPLVVACATAASSYADYLAYAEIKGDLIPLPESLDAIAENQPMDLIKVQYGDYEGPKTRIGVLPVENSSSTATHSISYGNGQTIKYSAADFNQVPVNGIDAMITDILNNTGRFRIVEREVLGNLLDEQDLGASGRVAQPSAAKVGKVLGANTFIKAVVTSYEPNYKGNSIGLGGLTGGALAGVRVGGSKSMVQMAFRLIDAETSEVTFSKQVTVVTSSKSLGFGGGAWGGSGAAGGAFSNFSKSPIGKAMIVAVNVGIYELIKQIGLEPTEGSVIQVAPNGQVVINLGENAVDNGQVLQAISKGEEFIDPDTGLSLGAMETALGNLKIVKVQEKFSFAQAVDFDASALSRGDKVVSAAPVGEIEYGEDWNLKGKRK from the coding sequence ATGAAAAAAGCCTTCCTCCCGCTGGTGGTCGCGTGCGCGACTGCAGCGTCATCCTATGCCGACTACCTCGCTTACGCCGAAATAAAGGGCGACCTGATCCCCCTTCCGGAGAGCCTCGACGCCATCGCCGAAAACCAGCCGATGGACCTGATCAAGGTCCAGTACGGCGACTACGAAGGGCCGAAAACGCGCATCGGCGTGCTTCCGGTCGAAAACTCTTCTTCCACCGCCACCCATTCCATCAGCTACGGAAACGGGCAGACCATCAAATACTCGGCGGCCGACTTCAACCAGGTCCCGGTCAACGGCATCGACGCCATGATCACCGACATCCTCAACAACACCGGTCGCTTCCGCATCGTGGAGCGCGAGGTGCTCGGCAACCTGCTCGACGAGCAGGACCTAGGCGCCTCCGGACGCGTGGCCCAGCCCTCAGCTGCCAAGGTCGGAAAAGTCCTCGGGGCGAACACCTTCATCAAAGCGGTGGTCACCTCCTACGAGCCGAACTACAAAGGAAACAGCATCGGACTGGGCGGCCTCACCGGCGGAGCCCTCGCTGGCGTGCGAGTGGGCGGCAGCAAGTCCATGGTGCAGATGGCCTTTCGCCTTATCGACGCGGAAACCAGCGAGGTGACCTTCTCCAAGCAGGTCACCGTGGTGACTTCCTCCAAGAGCCTTGGCTTCGGCGGCGGAGCCTGGGGGGGCAGCGGCGCCGCCGGCGGCGCCTTCAGCAATTTCTCGAAATCCCCAATCGGCAAGGCCATGATCGTCGCCGTCAATGTAGGCATCTACGAGCTGATCAAGCAGATCGGTCTCGAACCGACCGAGGGCTCGGTGATCCAAGTCGCTCCCAACGGCCAGGTGGTGATCAATCTCGGGGAAAACGCGGTGGACAACGGCCAGGTCCTGCAAGCCATCAGCAAGGGCGAGGAATTCATCGACCCGGATACCGGTCTCTCGCTGGGGGCCATGGAAACCGCTCTGGGAAATCTGAAAATCGTGAAGGTCCAGGAAAAGTTCTCGTTCGCCCAAGCGGTCGACTTCGACGCCAGCGCCCTCTCCCGAGGCGACAAGGTCGTATCCGCCGCCCCGGTGGGCGAAATCGAATACGGCGAAGACTGGAACTTGAAAGGCAAGCGAAAGTAG
- a CDS encoding isochorismatase family protein, giving the protein MQINRKVRPEILDSVALLVLDAQDVFIDTLHNKDAFLKRAAFAIEAARCLRIQTIFTEQVPEKLGRTNSSLYKLAKNPKVFGKHTFSALGAAGMDRFLREKEIYHLLIIGLETPICVYQTGLQATDEDVDATFFSDCLGARRAEDEGPALDALKRIGCQVLPSETVFYSLLGDVHNPYFRPFTKLVKAFGDPDFSLETYLENRVAPAEDSPREVRQKQRPPQGEQPSESDEHQDNQASDDSDDERNEQRRGRRRGRRRGRGRGRDRDNRQDGGERPDSERPNDDGSSSSESRHQGRPSEQPDPTPSKGERELSPTPAAAVEPKAPDASTPDSEAEQPKSAKKAAKKTARKTAKKAAKKVAKKAAKKAAKKAARKVAKKEEPQPESNQGE; this is encoded by the coding sequence ATGCAAATCAACCGCAAGGTTCGCCCTGAAATCCTCGACTCCGTCGCCCTGCTCGTTCTCGACGCGCAAGACGTCTTCATCGACACCCTCCACAACAAGGACGCCTTTCTCAAGCGCGCCGCATTCGCCATCGAGGCCGCCCGCTGCCTGCGCATCCAGACCATATTCACCGAACAAGTCCCCGAAAAGCTGGGACGCACCAACTCCAGCCTCTACAAGCTGGCCAAGAACCCCAAGGTCTTCGGCAAGCACACCTTCTCCGCCCTCGGAGCCGCCGGCATGGACCGCTTCCTGCGCGAAAAGGAAATCTACCACCTGCTGATCATCGGACTGGAAACGCCAATCTGCGTCTACCAAACCGGACTGCAGGCCACCGACGAGGATGTAGACGCCACTTTCTTCAGCGATTGCCTCGGAGCCCGCCGCGCGGAGGACGAAGGACCCGCTCTCGACGCCCTCAAGCGCATCGGCTGCCAGGTGCTACCCTCGGAAACGGTTTTCTACAGCCTGCTGGGCGACGTTCATAACCCCTACTTCCGCCCCTTCACCAAACTAGTGAAGGCCTTCGGAGATCCCGACTTCTCCCTCGAGACCTACCTGGAAAACCGCGTCGCTCCCGCCGAGGACTCCCCGCGCGAGGTTCGTCAAAAACAGAGACCCCCACAAGGAGAGCAGCCAAGCGAAAGCGACGAGCATCAGGACAACCAAGCTTCCGATGATAGCGACGACGAGCGAAACGAGCAGCGACGCGGTCGTCGCCGCGGTCGCCGACGGGGCCGAGGACGCGGTCGCGATCGAGACAACCGCCAGGACGGCGGGGAGCGACCTGATTCCGAGCGTCCGAACGACGACGGTTCCTCCTCATCCGAATCCCGCCACCAAGGAAGGCCGAGCGAGCAACCGGACCCGACGCCCTCGAAAGGCGAACGCGAGCTGTCACCGACGCCCGCCGCCGCTGTAGAGCCCAAGGCGCCAGACGCCTCGACGCCTGATTCGGAGGCCGAACAGCCGAAATCCGCCAAAAAGGCAGCCAAGAAAACCGCCCGAAAAACAGCGAAGAAGGCCGCCAAGAAAGTTGCCAAAAAAGCGGCGAAGAAGGCCGCCAAGAAAGCGGCTAGAAAAGTCGCCAAAAAAGAAGAGCCCCAGCCCGAGTCTAACCAAGGCGAATAG